From the genome of Nicotiana sylvestris chromosome 2, ASM39365v2, whole genome shotgun sequence, one region includes:
- the LOC104236765 gene encoding uncharacterized protein: protein MHRQHKFQFIGLMEPKQQRKKLEKYRRKIDFPLAISNMSNKIWAFFSERFEVTVVMDMVKQLTLKVFDIEYQQEFYLTRVYAKCDAIERTELWDSLYALGSDMNLPWIVGGDYNVIWDEEEKFGGLTVYINEVDDFRYYINTSNLFYLGFKGSIYTWWNGRAEENCIFKRLDRCLANLEFQNLWPGIEVEHLTKIRSDHSPLLIKLSPEVAPIKKSFRFLNF from the coding sequence ATGCATAGGCAGCACAAATTCCAGTTCATAGGCTTGATGGAACCAAAGCAACAAAGGAAAAAGCTAGAGAAATATCGGAGGAAAATTGACTTTCCACTAGCTATTTCAAATATGTCAAACAAAATTTGGGCATTCTTTAGTGAAAGATTTGAAGTAACAGTGGTCATGGACATGGTAAAACAACTGACTTTAAAGGTGTTTGATATTGAATATCAGCAAGAATTCTACCTTACCAGGGTGTATGCTAAATGCGACGCTATTGAAAGGACTGAACTTTGGGATTCTTTGTATGCTCTAGGAAGTGACATGAATCTTCCATGGATTGTAGGGGGAGATTATAATGTGATATGGGATGAAGAAGAGAAATTCGGGGGATTAACAGTCTACATCAACGAGGTCGATGACTTTCGATACTATATTAACACTAGCAATCTTTTTTATCTTGGTTTCAAAGGGAGTATTTATACATGGTGGAACGGAAGGGCTGAAGAAAACTGTATCTTTAAGCGTTTGGATAGGTGTTTGGCTAATCTCGAATTCCAGAATTTATGGCCTGGAATAGAGGTGGAGCATTTGACAAAAATTCGGTCAGACCATAGTCCTTTGCTGATTAAACTAAGTCCAGAAGTGGCACCAATTAAGAAATCCTTCAGATTCTTAAATTTCTAG